In Borrelia duttonii Ly, the sequence TTATTCAAGCAACAGAGGAAGTAGAATTACCACAATTTTACGATTGGTTTACTTCAGAACAAATTGAAGAAGTTCCTTATAAGATGGGATTTTTCAAAACAGTAGAATGGGATGCATTTCTGAACGATAATCCAACAAATGTTATAAATAATTACAATACTGTCTCAACAATAGGATTTAGATCAGAATTCGTAAAACTTAATTATTTGCGTTTGCAATACAAATTTGCACATCTGAAAGATTCTGTTGTTTCTGATTATACAAACTCCGAGTATGTTGGAGATGTTAATAATAATCATTTACCTTTTGGCACTGCATATAAACTAGCATGCGATGAAATTATGAAACTGATCACCAATTTTGTATTAACGGGAACTGTATCAGTGCAAAAAGATGGTAAAAATTCAAAAGTTCTCTTACCTAATATGTATGGACTGCTTAATATGCCATATCAAATCAAAGAAGAAGTTCAAGCTGCGAACAAAGACAAAATGGAAAAAATATTTGAATCTATCAAATCTGGTCTTTCAAAATTAGAACTTGGTGATTATTTTGATTGTCCATTCATGGTATTAGTTGATCCACTAACCAGCATAAAATTTGTTGAACCTTATGGAATATCAAATGTACCCCAATCATCTCCTGAATTTGCATGGGAAGATTTTTTGATAAAAACTATTAAAGCTGTAAATGGCAGAAATGAAGTAACTATAAAAACATCTAATTTGCTAAAAAATCAAATTATTATTTATCCTATGAATCCAAAGCTACTTAAGTTCAAACCAAGTAAATTCATGTTGCCAACACCAAATGAACAAATTGACACCAATTCAGGTGATATAGCTCATTCTTATATTGATTTTGTTCTTGGTGGGCTTTTAGCTACACAGAAGACTATTCTTCAAGTAGAAATTAAGCAAAGTTAAGGAGCATTTATGTCACAGCATGAAAGTCAAGAAGAAACACAAGAACTTCAAAATGAAATACGCCAACTTTATACGGAAATAATAGAATTACTAGACACTAATGAAGAGACTGTGAGTTTTTCTACTTTTATGCAGTATGCAAAATTAGTCAATATGCTTCTTGAAGTTAGGGGTATTGACGTAGAGATGCTCACGGCTTCACATATTAAATTGTTGATGTATTACTATACTGGCTGCAGACTAAAGAAAAGCGGAACTATCGATGATTTTAGTGGCAATAGTCAAGTAGTAAAGAGGCATAAACTTAATGAACTTGAGATCGAATATGAACAGGTTCAATCACAATCTGATGGCTCTGAATCTTTTGGTGCTGGGATCAAAGTTAGTGAAGGGTTCTGTTCGTCTTTTGATTCATTATTAGCTAATTTAGCACTTGTTGAAGAATCAACAACTAAAAAATATTGCATAGGAGTTGCTCGTTAATGCAGGTAAATCATGTTAGAACTAAATTTGCTCAAATGGCAGAATCTGTTATCTCTTATTTTGAAGATAAAAAACCTTTGAGACTTTACAAAAAAAGATATGAACATAATGAAGATACTGCAAGTATTGACGCAATAATTGACAAAGACAACTTTCAAGAATTTACAGGCGTACTATTTAGCATCAATCCCGATTCTATTGTAAGTATCAATGAATCAAATCTTGGTGATATGACATGTCTTTACACCCTTTACACAAGTGCACAACTTGACTTTGAGATCTCAGATAGAATTTCTGAAGGTGATTTAGATAATTTTCACTTCGAAATAATATCAATTGATGGTTCTGTAGGTTATCTCACATTAACATTAAAGGGAGTTGGGAGATATGCATGATCAATTTGAGATTGAACTTGAAATTGGTTGGTTTGCAACACGAGCCAATATAGCACGTATGCACGAAAAGGGAAGTCGTAAACTTCCAATACGTAAACATTTGACTAAAATAGCTAATTCACAAGAATTTCAACAATATATTGATACCGACTACATGAGAAGTAAATTTCAAGAAAGTATAGAGAATGGCATGAATGCCCTTGGAACTGCATTTGTCAACTATTATAAGAATTACGTTTTAGCATCTAAAATTATGCCTAAATTATCTCCAAAAACAATTGCGCTAAAAAGCAAAAAAGGAAGTAAAACTCCACAAACACCACTTGTTGATACAGGTCTTATGCTTAATTCAATCGAATATAGGATCAACAAATGATTCTGGATATTACTACCATTGAAAAATGCATAATATCCACGCTAAAAGACTTCACCAAATTTGCAAGTCTTTACAATCTTTCTGTTGATATTATAAATACATATAACCATCCATACATGTCTAAATATACAGTAGATCATTTAAATATAATTGCTGTGCAGTTTAATGATATTGATGGTCTATTTGAGCATAATTCCAGAACAGGTGTGTTTTATGATAATGTCAACGAATTTGCTA encodes:
- a CDS encoding DUF1506 family protein — protein: MQVNHVRTKFAQMAESVISYFEDKKPLRLYKKRYEHNEDTASIDAIIDKDNFQEFTGVLFSINPDSIVSINESNLGDMTCLYTLYTSAQLDFEISDRISEGDLDNFHFEIISIDGSVGYLTLTLKGVGRYA
- a CDS encoding DUF3890 domain-containing protein, yielding MSQHESQEETQELQNEIRQLYTEIIELLDTNEETVSFSTFMQYAKLVNMLLEVRGIDVEMLTASHIKLLMYYYTGCRLKKSGTIDDFSGNSQVVKRHKLNELEIEYEQVQSQSDGSESFGAGIKVSEGFCSSFDSLLANLALVEESTTKKYCIGVAR